A genomic stretch from Sceloporus undulatus isolate JIND9_A2432 ecotype Alabama chromosome 5, SceUnd_v1.1, whole genome shotgun sequence includes:
- the LOC121931143 gene encoding zinc finger protein 638-like, which produces MHKGNKPPQMGGPLPAQHQGNMPPWMRERFPDAMWGPEGNMSPWKSGPGYDGRCELGEPMPPWRRGPFPGERCGGSMPPEMRGPFLGQRCGGSMPPEMRGPFPGEMGERRGPVPPQMRGPFPEEMGERKGPVPPQMRGPFPEEMGERRGPVPPQMRGPFPEEMGERRGPVPPQMRGPFPEEMGERRGPVPPQMRGPFPGEMSERRGCVPQPMQDPFPGEMGEHRGNMAPRMRGPCSDAMFEQRGNVPPQIRGPFPGEMCEPNRIVPSQMNRPNSSDPWPRGPLPGEDDIRRPALSPAIKQKDVGNSAPVHLEKDSFQSGNHSYNQLASAKVGEPTTKVQERYIQEGAERILESFGLSHEDLEELSSYPENQLKPENMPEILRTIRMRKMAQQIPSRDTLGGDGLYSPLTGPMGTAQPSTPFMGPSVSQPTKLPTSSESWKMNKCPTPSMMNDYYGAFPRVFPHTCILCKIECIHSTGWLLHLNTATHSESCHQLRQQYPDWNPEDASFRKRYESDRNANQAPRQPSVSSSPERSRSSHSRFQSRSRSRSPGHGRASRQRSRSPISPRMSPTDSRTSRQSAAQYVAVEQPHTQSEHHGKLSKEEQPKVEAASQEQSKTDPQPSVLSSLVEKSVSQAMSLLQPGGTGSGSLIQGVGLPTLPPVQFDPTSVSLGLVSMMQMVATQVVQAVLAAKEGSSGQAVASAAPSSAVGSVTPQPSSSASCNVEKQGNKQEVVPRTVSPHAGVSKQGKPKQVLICGHNIIVQARQRAESSSHWLTAWPWFHGHDQMAWPV; this is translated from the exons ATGCATAAGGGAAACAAGCCTCCGCAGATGGGAGGCCCCCTTCCTGCTCAGCATCAAGGAAACATGCCTCCATGGATGAGAGAGAGATTCCCAGATGCGATGTGGGGTCCTGAAGGGAACATGTCTCCATGGAAGAGCGGGCCAGGCTATGATGGGAGGTGTGAACTTGGAGAACCTATGCCTCCATGGAGGAGGGGCCCTTTCCCAGGGGAGAGATGTGGAGGGTCCATGCCTCCAGAGATGAGAGGCCCTTTCCTGGGGCAGAGATGTGGAGGGTCCATGCCTCCAGAGATGAGAGGCC CATTCCCAGGTGAAATGGGTGAGCGTAGGGGGCCTGTGCCTCCACAGATGAGGGGCCCATTCCCAGAAGAGATGGGTGAGCGTAAGGGGCCTGTGCCTCCACAGATGAGGGGCCCATTCCCAGAAGAGATGGGTGAGCGTAGGGGGCCTGTGCCTCCACAGATGAGGGGCCCATTCCCAGAAGAGATGGGTGAGCGTAGG GGGCCTGTGCCTCCACAGATGAGGGGCCCATTCCCAGAAGAGATGGGTGAGCGTAGGGGGCCTGTGCCTCCACAGATGAGGGGCCCATTCCCAGGTGAGATGAGTGAGCGTAGAGGGTGTGTGCCTCAACCAATGCAGGACCCATTCCCAGGTGAGATGGGTGAGCATAGAGGGAACATGGCTCCACGGATGAGGGGCCCTTGCTCAGATGCCATGTTTGAACAGAGAGGAAATGTTCCTCCACAGATTAGGGGCCCATTCCCAGGTGAGATGTGTGAACCCAACAGGATTGTGCCTTCACAAATGAATAGACCAAATTCATCTGATCCATGGCCTCGTGGGCCTTTGCCAGGAGAAGATGATATTAGAAGACCAGCTCTGTCCCCTGCAATAAAGCAGAAGGACGTGGGAAATAGTGCCCCTGTCCATTTGGAAAAGGATTCTTTTCAATCTGGAAACCACAGTTATAACCAGCTTGCTTCAGCAAAGGTTGGAGAGCCAACCACAAAGGTTCAGGAACGTTACATACAAGAAGGCGCTGAAAGAATCTTGGAGAGTTTTGGTTTATCTCATGAAGACTTGGAGGAACTTAGTTCCTATCCAGAGAATCAGTTGAAGCCTGAGAACATGCCTGAAATTTTGAGAACCATCCGAATGCGCAAAATGGCTCAACAGATACCATCCCGGGACACTTTGGGGGGAGATGGTTTGTACAGTCCTTTGACTGGGCCTATGGGGACAGCGCAACCCTCCACCCCTTTCATGGGACCATCAGTCTCCCAGCCCACAAAGCTTCCCACTTCTTCAGAGTCCTGGAAGATGAACAAATGTCCTACTCCATCCATGATGAATGATTACTACGGCGCATTCCCACGGGTGTTTCCGCATacttgtattttgtgcaaaatagaaTGTATACATTCAACG GGCTGGCTTCTGCACCTGAACACTGCTACGCATTCAGAGAGCTGCCATCAACTGCGCCAACA ATACCCAGACTGGAACCCAGAAGATGCCTCTTTCAGAAAGAG ATATGAGAGTGACAGAAATGCAAACCAAGCTCCAAGACAACCATCTGTCAGTTCCAGCCCAGAGCGTTCAAGGTCCAGCCATTCCAGGTTTCAATCTCGGTCACGGTCAAGGAGCCCTGGGCATGGTAGAGCAAGCAGGCAAAGAAGCCGAAGTCCGATTAGTCCCAGAA TGTCGCCTACAGACTCAAGGACTTCAAGACAGTCTGCAGCACAGTACGTTGCGGTGGAACAGCCTCATACCCAGTCAGAACACCATGGAAAACTCTCTAAAGAGGAGCAACCCAAGGTTGAGGCAGCAAGCCAAGAGCAGTCGAAAACTGACCCTCAGCCTTCGGTGCTGAGTTCTCTTGTGGAGAAAAGTGTCTCCCAGGCCATGTCGCTGCTCCAGCCGGGAGGAACAGGGAGTGGCAGCCTCATCCAGGGAGTGGGCTTGCCTACACTTCCACCTGTGCAGTTTGACCCAACTTCAGTATCTCTGGGCCTCGTCTCCATGATGCAGATGGTTGCAACGCAGGTAGTGCAAGCTGTCTTAGCTGCCAAGGAGGGCTCGAGTGGGCAGGCTGTGGCCAGTGCGGCCCCAAGCTCAGCTGTGGGCAGTGTGACACCCCAGCCAAGTAGTTCTGCGAGTTGCAATGTTGAGAAGCAAGGGAATAAGCAAGAAGTGGTGCCGAGAACCGTTTCTCCTCATGCAG